The Plasmodium yoelii strain 17X genome assembly, chromosome: 8 genome includes a region encoding these proteins:
- a CDS encoding calcyclin-binding protein, putative: MDNNTILETFTNTDLEKLNDLKSSKTVTDQKIRYDWSQTNNLVFFTIYQKNVQKNDFLYYIQSDHISLIIKISETEIYFIEKSIFSKIIPSKTIINITPMKIELSLEKNIKELKWDMLEKKTNNDITEKDENILNPFAGKSVQEWAKFAQSIGEDEDNQSIDHFFRKIYEDGDDDLKRAMIKSFQTSNGTVLSTNWKDVQNKNYEKEKNNKLSK; the protein is encoded by the exons ATGG ATAATAATACTATTTTGGAGACTTTTACAAATACAGATTTGGAAAAACTGAATGATCTAAAATCATCCAAAACTGTTACTGATCAAAAAATAAG ATATGATTGGTCCCAAACAAATAACTTggttttttttacaatttatcaaaaaaatgtccaaaaaaatgattttttatattacatTCAATCTGATCATATATccttaataataaaaattagcG AAactgaaatatattttattgaaaaatcaattttttcaaaaataattccatctaaaacaattattaatataactCCA aTGAAAATTGAGCTATCCctcgaaaaaaatataaaag AGCTAAAATGGGATATgcttgaaaaaaaaacaaataatgatataacaGAAAAAGAcgaaaatattttgaatccATTTGCTGGTAAAAGTGTACAAGAATGGGCCAAGTTTGCACAG TCCATAGGCGAAGATGAAGATAACCAATCTATAGATCATTTTTTCCGAAAAATTTATGAAGATGGTGATGATGATTTAAAGCGTGCCATGATTAAATCATTT CAAACCTCAAACGGAACTGTTTTATCAACAAATTGGAAAGAtgttcaaaataaaaattatgaaaaa gaaaaaaataacaaattatcaaaataa